In Thermococcus zilligii AN1, a genomic segment contains:
- a CDS encoding uL15m family ribosomal protein, producing the protein MIRRRKKVRKLRGSHTHGWGCKKKHRGGGSKGGRGMAGTGKRKDQKFTWTIKYAPDHLGKRGFHRPKEVQYTPRTINLSDIDENFELYRDMGVIYEEDGKLVFDATALGVDKVMGTGKLTRALVVKAYYVTPKAEEKIKAAGGEVILA; encoded by the coding sequence ATGATAAGGAGGAGGAAGAAGGTTAGAAAGCTTCGCGGGAGTCACACTCACGGGTGGGGTTGCAAGAAGAAGCACCGCGGCGGTGGAAGCAAAGGCGGTCGCGGTATGGCTGGAACAGGAAAGAGGAAGGACCAGAAGTTCACCTGGACCATCAAGTACGCCCCCGACCACCTCGGCAAGCGCGGCTTCCACAGGCCCAAAGAGGTTCAGTACACCCCGCGGACCATAAACCTCAGCGACATTGACGAAAACTTTGAACTCTACAGGGACATGGGCGTCATCTACGAGGAGGACGGGAAGCTCGTCTTTGATGCAACCGCCCTCGGTGTTGACAAGGTCATGGGTACAGGGAAGCTAACCAGGGCACTGGTCGTCAAAGCCTACTATGTCACTCCAAAGGCCGAGGAGAAGATCAAAGCGGCCGGTGGCGAGGTTATCCTCGCCTGA
- a CDS encoding 50S ribosomal protein L30: MTKLALIRLRSGIRAKGEVRDTLAMLRLHRVNHLVIIDDTPSYNGMIQKVKDYITWGEINKETLAELIRKRGRLIGNRPVTDEYVKEKLGITIDEFAEKIINGEMKLTDLPNIKPVFRLHPPRGGLKDSKKRSFKEGGALGYRGEKINELIERML; encoded by the coding sequence ATGACAAAGCTCGCACTCATCAGGCTTAGGAGCGGGATCAGGGCGAAGGGTGAAGTGAGGGACACCCTGGCTATGCTCCGCCTCCACCGGGTTAACCACCTTGTCATAATTGATGACACGCCGAGCTACAATGGCATGATTCAGAAGGTCAAGGACTACATAACCTGGGGCGAGATCAACAAGGAGACCCTCGCGGAGCTCATCAGGAAGCGCGGCAGGCTCATCGGCAACAGGCCCGTCACGGATGAGTACGTCAAGGAGAAGCTCGGAATAACCATCGACGAGTTCGCGGAGAAGATAATAAACGGCGAGATGAAGCTCACCGACCTTCCGAACATAAAGCCCGTCTTCAGGCTCCACCCCCCGAGGGGAGGACTTAAGGACAGCAAGAAGCGCAGCTTTAAGGAAGGTGGTGCCCTGGGCTACCGCGGTGAGAAGATAAACGAGCTCATTGAGAGAATGCTCTGA
- the rpsE gene encoding 30S ribosomal protein S5: MSDPREMAQRVLEEWEPRTKLGKLVKEGQITDIHEIFRKGYQIKEPQIVDVLLPEVNLRENQEILDIALTVRMTDSGRRIRFRVLAAVGNRDGYVGLGIGHGREVGIAIRKALDYAKMNIIEVKRGCGSWECRCRRPHSIPFAVEGKEGSVKVRLMPGPRGLGLVIGDVGKKVLTLAGVQDVWSQTLGETRTTVNFARAVFNALYNTNRVAIKPEDVERYGIVVGKEMSANFPVE; encoded by the coding sequence ATGAGCGACCCGAGAGAGATGGCCCAGCGCGTTCTTGAGGAGTGGGAGCCGAGGACAAAGCTGGGTAAGCTCGTTAAAGAGGGGCAGATAACTGACATTCACGAGATATTCAGGAAGGGTTATCAGATAAAAGAACCGCAGATAGTCGACGTCCTCCTTCCGGAGGTCAACCTCAGGGAGAACCAGGAGATCCTCGACATAGCCCTCACCGTTAGAATGACCGACAGCGGAAGGCGCATCAGGTTCCGCGTTCTTGCTGCCGTTGGCAACAGGGACGGCTACGTCGGCCTCGGAATCGGCCACGGAAGGGAAGTTGGAATAGCCATCAGGAAGGCCCTCGACTATGCAAAGATGAACATCATCGAAGTCAAGCGTGGCTGTGGAAGCTGGGAGTGCAGGTGCAGAAGGCCACACTCCATACCCTTTGCAGTTGAGGGTAAGGAGGGTAGCGTCAAGGTCAGGCTCATGCCCGGTCCACGTGGTCTCGGACTGGTCATCGGTGACGTTGGCAAGAAGGTACTCACACTGGCTGGTGTTCAGGACGTCTGGTCCCAGACACTGGGTGAGACGAGGACGACAGTCAACTTCGCCAGGGCTGTCTTCAACGCGCTCTACAACACCAACCGCGTTGCCATTAAGCCAGAGGACGTCGAGCGCTACGGCATAGTTGTGGGTAAAGAGATGTCAGCGAACTTTCCGGTTGAGTGA
- a CDS encoding 50S ribosomal protein L18 — translation MAHGPRYKVPFRRRREGKTNYHKRLALLKSGKPRLVVRKTLNHHIAQIVVYDPKGDRTLVSAHTRELVRDFGWKGHGGNTPSAYLLGLLIGYKAKQAGIEEAILDIGLHPPTRGSSIFAVLKGAVDAGLNIPHSEEIYPEDYRINGEHVANYAKALKEEDEALYRKQFGGYLIKGLEPEKLPEHFEEVKARIIEKFGEARE, via the coding sequence ATGGCACACGGACCGAGGTATAAGGTTCCGTTCAGGAGGAGGAGAGAGGGTAAGACCAACTATCACAAGAGGCTTGCCCTCCTGAAGTCCGGCAAGCCCAGGCTTGTCGTGAGGAAGACACTCAACCACCACATAGCGCAGATAGTTGTCTACGACCCCAAGGGGGACAGGACACTCGTTTCCGCCCACACCAGGGAACTCGTGAGGGACTTCGGCTGGAAGGGCCACGGCGGAAACACTCCGTCAGCTTACCTTCTCGGTCTTCTAATAGGTTACAAAGCGAAGCAGGCGGGCATTGAGGAGGCAATCCTCGACATAGGCCTTCACCCGCCGACCAGGGGAAGCTCAATCTTCGCCGTCCTCAAGGGTGCCGTTGATGCCGGGCTTAACATCCCCCACAGCGAGGAGATCTACCCGGAGGACTACAGGATAAACGGTGAGCACGTGGCAAACTACGCCAAGGCCCTTAAGGAGGAAGACGAGGCCCTCTACAGGAAGCAGTTTGGTGGCTATCTCATTAAGGGCCTCGAGCCCGAGAAGCTCCCGGAGCACTTTGAAGAGGTTAAGGCCAGGATAATCGAGAAGTTTGGGGAGGCGAGAGAATGA
- a CDS encoding 50S ribosomal protein L19e, which produces MLRTQRRIAAELLKCGENRVWIDPERIDDVATAITREDIKRLIHDGVIKKKPVRGQSRARARAYQEARRKGRHRGPGSKKGRKTARMGKKERWMMIIRALRKELRKLKAEGKLDAHTYRRLYIRVKGGQFRNKRQLYMFMQEHGILKG; this is translated from the coding sequence ATGCTCAGGACCCAGAGAAGGATCGCCGCCGAGCTGTTGAAGTGTGGAGAGAACAGGGTGTGGATAGACCCCGAGAGGATTGATGACGTTGCCACCGCGATAACCCGTGAGGACATTAAGAGGCTGATCCACGACGGTGTCATAAAGAAGAAGCCGGTCAGGGGCCAGAGCAGGGCCAGGGCGAGGGCCTACCAGGAGGCCAGGAGAAAGGGCAGGCACCGCGGCCCGGGGAGCAAGAAGGGCAGGAAGACCGCCAGGATGGGCAAGAAGGAGCGCTGGATGATGATCATAAGGGCCTTGAGGAAGGAGCTGAGAAAGCTCAAAGCGGAAGGAAAACTGGATGCCCACACCTACAGGAGGCTGTACATCAGAGTCAAGGGCGGCCAGTTCAGGAACAAGAGGCAGCTCTACATGTTCATGCAGGAGCACGGTATCCTGAAAGGGTGA
- a CDS encoding 50S ribosomal protein L32e produces the protein MNEKARLLRIRARLKRKKPRFLRQEWWRYPKFKNDPKWRKPQGIDSKMRLKKKGKLPSPSIGWSSPKAVRGLHPSGYEEVLVHNVKELEAIDPTRQAARIAGTVGAKKREIIIARARELGIKVLNVR, from the coding sequence ATGAACGAGAAGGCGAGACTCCTGAGGATAAGGGCCAGGCTCAAGAGGAAAAAACCGAGGTTCCTCCGCCAGGAGTGGTGGAGGTATCCTAAGTTCAAGAACGACCCCAAGTGGAGAAAGCCCCAGGGAATAGACAGCAAGATGAGGCTCAAGAAGAAGGGCAAACTACCCTCACCCAGCATCGGCTGGAGTTCACCGAAAGCCGTTCGCGGTCTCCACCCGAGCGGTTACGAGGAAGTCCTCGTTCACAATGTCAAAGAGCTCGAAGCCATAGACCCAACCAGGCAGGCCGCCAGGATTGCGGGAACCGTCGGGGCCAAGAAGAGGGAGATAATCATTGCAAGGGCCAGGGAGCTCGGTATTAAGGTTCTCAACGTGAGGTGA